Genomic segment of Iocasia fonsfrigidae:
TAACCTTAAAAAATATTCATACACTATCCATCATTACATCAGCTATCTCTAGATCTGTTTCCTTACTAAGATCAATATAATGTTTATCTATCTTAACAATCGGTTTCGACCAGTGGTTAGGATTTATATACACTATTTCAGCTGAACGCCCATCTGACAATTTAATGGTTTCTCCCATATAGTACTGGGAAATATTACTCATAAATATTTTTGTTAACAGGTAATCAAACCCCTGAAAATCCCTCTCAAATATCTTAAATACAGCAAATGGTGGCTGGTGTTGTCGATAAACACGATCAGACGTAATGGCATCAAATGTATCGACAATTGCCAGTATCTTTGCCATAAAGGGTATCTTCTCCCTGGAAAGACCCAGTGGATAGCCTGAACCGTCATTGCGTTCATGGTGTAATAAAACAGCCTTAGCTATTTTATTACTCAACAAACTACAGTCCTGAACCAGTTCATAGCCATAGATAACATGTTTTTTTATTTCCTCAAACTCTTCATTACTTAACTGGCCTTTTTTATTAAGAATCTTATCAGGTACCTTGGATTTCCCAATATCGTGTAATAACCCAGCATAAAGTAAACCCTTGATTTCCTTTTGGCCCAAATCAATCCAGCGGCCAAAAATCATGGCCAGTAATCCTACATTTACCGAGTGAGTATAAGTATATTCGTCAACACTTCTCACCTGGGATAGCATATTAATGATATCTCTATTGGTATCTATCTGGGAACTTATATTAACTATCTCCCTGAGCTGTTCAAATTCCAATTTATTACCATGTTTAATAGAATCAAACGTCTCCTTTAGTTCATTTATATTTTCTTGATATTTAACAGCAAAACTATTAATGTTTTCCTCAACCTGTTCCTCGGACTCATCTATGACAGCAACCTGCTTAATTCCCATAACCTGTAATTTAGCTATTATATTTTCATCAAGTATCATACCAGGAGAAACCAGTACTGCACCAAAATCATTTTCAATAAATTTTGCTACCCTCATCCCCGC
This window contains:
- a CDS encoding HD-GYP domain-containing protein → MGTIVKLGVYELKAGMRVAKFIENDFGAVLVSPGMILDENIIAKLQVMGIKQVAVIDESEEQVEENINSFAVKYQENINELKETFDSIKHGNKLEFEQLREIVNISSQIDTNRDIINMLSQVRSVDEYTYTHSVNVGLLAMIFGRWIDLGQKEIKGLLYAGLLHDIGKSKVPDKILNKKGQLSNEEFEEIKKHVIYGYELVQDCSLLSNKIAKAVLLHHERNDGSGYPLGLSREKIPFMAKILAIVDTFDAITSDRVYRQHQPPFAVFKIFERDFQGFDYLLTKIFMSNISQYYMGETIKLSDGRSAEIVYINPNHWSKPIVKIDKHYIDLSKETDLEIADVMMDSV